In Streptomyces venezuelae, the sequence AGGGGGCCGTCCGGCCCCCTGCGGTCCCACGCGCGGGGCCGGACCGGAGACGTGCTCCGGTCCGGCCCCGGTCGTGTGGGGACCGTACGGTTCACAGCCTCCGGGAGAGCACCTCGGAGCCGCGTGCGGGGTCCAGCGCCCCCGCCCAGGCCGCCGGCACCCGTCCCGGACCGGCAGGCAGGAAGCCGTGCCGGCGGAAGAACGCCGCGCCACTCGTGGTCGCTGTGAAGACCTCCCGTACGAGGCGGCTTCCGGCGTCGGCGAGCGCCGCGCGCAGCAGGGCCGCGCCCAGCCCCTGGCCCTGGTTCCCCGGAGCCACACAGAAGTTGTAGAGCACGGCGGCGCCCTCCCCCTCGTCGCTCAGGGCGAGAGCGCCCAGGACCGTGCCGCGGCCGCGACCGGTCGCGAGGAGGAACTCCCCGGCGTGCGCCAGGTAGTGGTCGATGCTGCGCGGACGCAGGGCACCGGAGCGGGTGAAGGGCAGTGAGAGGGCGTGCAGGGCGGGGGCGTCGTGCAGACGCGCCCGTCGGACCAGCGGCGGGAGGCCGTCCGTGCCGTGCAGCGGGGGGCGGGGGGTGGCGGCAGTCATCACGAACTTAGGTTAGCCTTCCCTAAGTTGAGCTGCAATTCCGCCTCGCGTCCCAACGCATCACACGCAGAGGCCAGTTCATCCAAGCGGCAGCCACATGTTCACCACACCCGGCTTGACGTGCACCTTCGCATTTAGTTAGGTAAGCCTTACCTAATGGAATGCTGGATGCCGCCGCCTCCCCCGACCCCCCGAGGAGAGAGTCACTCCATGTCCACCGCCCCGTCCTTCACGCTCGACCGGCTGGTCCGCGATGTAGCCGACGTGCTCTACACGGAGCCCTCCGACGTCTCCCTGGAGGAGGACCTGCTGGACCAGGGTCTCGACTCCATCCGGCTGATGTCGCTCGTCGAGAAGTGGCGGGCCGAAGGCGCCCGCGTCAGCTTCGTGGACCTCGCCGAACGGCCCACCCTGCGCCAGTGGGCCGAGCTGCTCACGACCGCCCCCTGATCCCCGCCCCTCCCCACACCTGCCCGCCCCGGAGCCTGCCGTGCCTCTGCGTGACTTCGTCATAGACATCGAACCCCTGCGCACCAGCAGGGACTTCCGCGCCATCTTCATCGCCCGCGTGGTGTCCCTGTTCGGCCTCGGCATGGCGACGGTGGCCCTGTCCGCCCAGGTGTACGGACTGACGCGCTCGACCTTCGACGTCGCCGTCGCCAGCATGATCATGAGCGTCACCGTGCTGCTCGGCTCGCTCTGGGGCGGTGTCATGGCCGACCGGACCGACCGCCGGCGCCTGATCGTGTGTGCCCGCGGCGCCGCCGCCCTCGCGTTCGCCGGCCTCGCCGTGAACGCGATGCTGCCCGACCCCACCCTGTGGGGCATCTACGTGTGCGTCGCCTGGGACGGCCTGGCCACCGGTGTCAGCGTGACGGCCCTGATGGCAGTCGCCCCGACGCTCGTCCGCCCCGACCAGCTCCCGGCCGCGGGCGCACTCATCTCACTGACCGGTGAGATCGGCTCCGTCAGCGCGCCCTTCCTGGGCGGTGTGCTCCTGGCGCTGTGGGGGCCCGGCCCCGTCTTCGCCTTCACCGCCGTCACCACGGCCGTCACCACGCTCCTGATCTCCCGGATCCGGCCCCTGCCGCCGGTCAAGGACGACGAGGACGACGAGGAGTACGGCGCCGACAGCGGGTCCCTGCTGGTCGCCTTCAAGTACGCGGTGCGCAACCGCGTCGTCGGCGGACTGCTCGCACTCGGCGGCGTGATGGCCCTCTTCAACCTCCCGGTCGTCCTCTTCCCGGAGATGGTCGACCGGCAGTTCCACGGCGGCGAGGTCATGCTCGGCCTCCTCTACACCGCCCCCGCGGTCGGCGCCGTCGCCGTCTCCGCCACGAGCGGCTGGCTGACCCGGGCCGCCCGGCCCGGCCGGCTGCTGATCGTCGCGGCGTTCACGGGCGGTCTGTCCGCCATCGGCTTCGGCCTCAGTGGCAGCATCTGGGTCGCCTTCGCGATGCTCGCCGTCGGCGGCGCCGCCGGAACGGTGTACGAGATCCTCGAATACGCCCTCGTCCAGCACAGCACCCCGGACCGGCTGCGCGGCCGCATCGTCAGCGTCATCACCACCCAGGGCACGACCGGAGGCGTCGTCGGCGACGTCGAGATCGCGGCCCTCGCCCGCTGGTTCAGCCCCGGTGGCGCGGCCGTCGTCAACGGCGCGATCTGCGCCGTCGCCGCCCTCGCCGTGGCGATCGCCGTACCGGGCCTGCGCAGGGCCACCCTCCCCCGCGAGGAGCGGGACGAGGAGGGCGGGCCCGACGACGGGCCCGGGCCCGGCCCCGCCGCCGCGGGCCTGCAGCCCGCCGCCCCCTCCGCCTGACGGGTCTGCCGGGTCTCCCCCGCCCGCAGGCCCCCGTATCCCGTCGACCTCCCCCGGCCGGTCCCGCCACCGGCAAGGGACCCGCAGCGAATCTGGAGCACGATGTCCATGACCGAGCGTCCCTCCCAGCGCCTCCCCCTCACCGGGGCCCAGACCGGTGTCTGGTACGGCCAGCGGCTCGATCCCGACTCCCCGGTCTACAACGTGGGCCAGTACGTGGAGATCGACGGCCCGCTCGACGCCGGTCTGTTCGTCACGGCCCTGCGGCGGACGGTCGCCGAGAGCCCGGCGCTCACGGCGCGCTTCGCGGAGGGCCCCGACGGCGAGCCCTACCAGGTCACCTGGAGCGGTCCCGCCGCCGGCCCGCTGGTCGCCGTACTGGACCACACCGAGCAGGACGACCCGTACGGCACCGCGCTGTCCCTCATGCGCGCCGACATGGCGCGCCCCGTGGACCCGGTCCGGGACTCCCTGTACGTGTTCACGCTCCACAAGGTCGGGCCGGACCGCACCCTGTGGTACCAGCGGGCCCATCACATCGTGCTGGACGCCTTCGGGTTCTCCCTGCTCTCGCGGCGCACCGCCGAGCTCTACACCGCTCTCGCCGGGGGCGAGGAACCGGCGTCCGACCCGTTCGGCGACCTTGAGGTGATCCTCGCCGAGGAGCACGCCTACCGCGCGTCGCCGCGGTTCGCCGAGGACCGCGCCTACTGGCTGGAGCGGCTCGCGGACCACCCCGAGCCGGAGCCGCTGAGCGGTGCCCGCTTCCCCGCGGCGCACGCGTTCCTGCGCGACGGCGCCACCCTGACCCGGGAGGAGACGGCGGGTCTCCTCGCCATCGCCCGCGCCGCCAAGGCCAGTTGGGCCGACGTGCTGACGGCCGCGTTCGCCGCCT encodes:
- a CDS encoding GNAT family N-acetyltransferase — protein: MTAATPRPPLHGTDGLPPLVRRARLHDAPALHALSLPFTRSGALRPRSIDHYLAHAGEFLLATGRGRGTVLGALALSDEGEGAAVLYNFCVAPGNQGQGLGAALLRAALADAGSRLVREVFTATTSGAAFFRRHGFLPAGPGRVPAAWAGALDPARGSEVLSRRL
- a CDS encoding phosphopantetheine-binding protein; amino-acid sequence: MSTAPSFTLDRLVRDVADVLYTEPSDVSLEEDLLDQGLDSIRLMSLVEKWRAEGARVSFVDLAERPTLRQWAELLTTAP
- the entS gene encoding enterobactin transporter EntS encodes the protein MPLRDFVIDIEPLRTSRDFRAIFIARVVSLFGLGMATVALSAQVYGLTRSTFDVAVASMIMSVTVLLGSLWGGVMADRTDRRRLIVCARGAAALAFAGLAVNAMLPDPTLWGIYVCVAWDGLATGVSVTALMAVAPTLVRPDQLPAAGALISLTGEIGSVSAPFLGGVLLALWGPGPVFAFTAVTTAVTTLLISRIRPLPPVKDDEDDEEYGADSGSLLVAFKYAVRNRVVGGLLALGGVMALFNLPVVLFPEMVDRQFHGGEVMLGLLYTAPAVGAVAVSATSGWLTRAARPGRLLIVAAFTGGLSAIGFGLSGSIWVAFAMLAVGGAAGTVYEILEYALVQHSTPDRLRGRIVSVITTQGTTGGVVGDVEIAALARWFSPGGAAVVNGAICAVAALAVAIAVPGLRRATLPREERDEEGGPDDGPGPGPAAAGLQPAAPSA